ACCACAAGGTGCTTGGCGTTGCGCAGCGCGCGCGCTAGTCGGCGGCACTTGTCGCGCAGCACCCGCGGGCTGTCCTCCACCTCCCGCGCTCGCTCGGCCGCGCGCTCGCGccgcagcgccgccgccgccgccgccgccgccgccacctcCGCCGGCCGGCCATTGCCGCTGCTCCCGCTGCCGCCGCTGCGGGCCGCCTCGCCGCTGAGCCTGGCGCTGCTGCGTACTCCGCCTCGAGCTTCCATGCCTCCTGGCTATTGCTCAGGTCCGCGCCTCGGCGTCCTTGTTTGGATTCCTCCGGAAACTTCCAATAGCTGCAGTTTGCACATAGCGTTAGAGTGCAAGTATCTTATTAATTTTgcgcaaacaaacaaaatataatcAAAACGAGCCTTTCTTTGCAAAACCACTCGGCGAAGGAAACAGACAAGACAGATAAAAAACGAAACGAACCGACGCTGTCAATCAGTTACGTCAACAATGTCATGTCATTTACATGAAGCtatagataaaaatggaggccacactccgaatacctacttgaagcacaacctataatgtatcactatctcgctctctgtgggcagactctctctttctaaataaacaaaaaatataaatttgctcaatgtcaatgaaactcaatgtaaaatctttatttcttgacataggtatcattaaataataagtgttaatactggtaaaacgttttaggaagaaattactgtgacaatacaaagaaatatgtttacaatgatccaatgtcgtaaattacgaaataaacacttacgcgtggaatcttaagtCACTTCcatccaggacaccacgtactaccgcaaccacgcactacaaaattttccaccattttttgtgataaaacaatgattaggtcctgtaaaaaatctcaaacgaaattaactgcatagtaaacaaaatagtaaacaaccgccataatgggccggattgggccgatgttgccacatggtaccgattccccaggaattgggattgaaATTcgctgattcgccaacacatttagcctaaacggccgacaattttgtaatttttaatttaactaggtaatcgtagttcaaatatttaattattatttatttgtttaacttcctgatttggttagtgaattggctatttcgaagaatttacttggagatttaaataaggagatagcaatactacagtccacactaaaaagagaggtcggcccacagagaacgagatagagataagtaggtatttgactcaagtttttgttccaagtgtggcctccatttttatctttagcttcatggtcaTTAATTTGTTTGATTCTTTCCTTTTCAGGACAAGGCAAGGGCATTACGCTATACAGCCTAGTATACCAAGGAGTCGTAGGGATAGGTCCTaggggttcccaaagtgggggcaCGCCCCCCAAGttaggcgcaaagacctttaaagagGGCGTGGACCATCTGTgtattaagtataaaaaacaagCGATCGCTGAGAAAATGCATTCTAGACTGCTCGATTTTGACAAGGGACAGTtcagtatagttccaaaatactgagccccgattacggtaacttttaacgtttccaatccagacgcgcttcatcgattctgcgatacgattggtcaaaacagctgacgtacgctgttgaacgaccaatcgtatcgcagaatcgagaagcgtgtctggattggagacgttaaaaattaccgtaatcggggctctgaactGTTCTAtgtatgacattgacagtggggcgccaccgtcaataccggatcgctagttccgatttttgccatgttggaaaccatatagttgaacgatggtagcgcccccctgtcattgcgTTTGGcaggacagttcagcgtgggtcatcatTCTATAGTTGCGTGAAaaagtatagttccaaaatactggactgtcctgtcgatgacattgacagtggggcgccaccgtcaataccggatcgctggttcagatttttgccatgttggaaaccatatagttgaacgatggtagcgcccccctgtcattgagtttggtgggacagttcagcgtgggtcatctataacaaACATGTTGATATCCAGACAAACTTATGATAGGATTAATAGGTATTACAGTTTAAAGTAAAACTTTACTAAACTTTATTTCCTTGCTTTCTTGCtgttatttaaaaatgtgaGATCTTAAAATTGTAATTCTCTTTTTTGTATAGATCAATAATTTTATTGGGCTTCTccactttgtaaaaaaaaagaattaaatttTGTCCACTTAATTTTTTACTATATTCACcgttaatgttattaaaaaaaattaaccgtaTAATCATTGTGATCTTTGCTTTAAAAGGGATGAtcgggagggggggggggggaggtgAACGACCTGCTGTCACTGTCACACAAATGTCAGAATTCCTCTTTTAATAAATTTGACAGGTAAATGTTGTggattttagaaataatcttaaaaaatccATAATAATCTTTGTACAAGATAATCGATTTGTGTATTTTACTTTTTCATTGTAAAGCATAATTTAGTATTTATCTAAATAACACAATATTTCGTTTAATAAGTTTCTATTATCGTTTTCAGTGTCGGTTTTCGTTACTGTCTCCAGCCATTCAACATGGTAAGTTTTTGTTTACAGAAATTAGAAGTAATTCCATATTACTTTAAATATCATATACAAATATTCTTGTAAAATGGTTAAATTTGTTATTACAGCCGCGTGAAATCAAGGATATAAAAGATTTTCTGCTGAAGGCGCGCAGGAAAGATGCCAAATGTAAGTAAATGTAATGTTTATAACCTGTAAGCATAGCCACTAAAATCCaatgtttgagttttttttttcagtaaagTGTAATGCATTAGCTTGAACTATAATGTTAAGACCAGATTTATCGTCGTTAGTGATTTTTATTTAGAAACTAGCtgtgctcgcgacttcgtaacGCATTTAAAACCCCAAGTTCACCTCTTATTCTCATACTAAGAATCAGTCGAGCTGTTGGAGGAGTTTTGTTATAAACACTGACATGAAATTCATATGAGATTATGGcctatatttaatttaatgttacttttaattttagcTGTCAAAATAAAGAAGAACCCTGAAAATGTGAAGTTCAAGGTTCGCTGCTCACGGTTCTTGTACACACTCGTCATCACTGACAAGGAGAAGGCGGAGAAGCTTAAGCAGAGCTTACCTCCGGGTATGTATCCATCTAAAAGTTCCATCTTGTGGTTAATTTGACACAAGaacctaaaaaatattaagtaactTATGTTTAAAAGTTCACATGtagtaattatatttttctttcaagAGAACTAATTTTGTCAGGACTAACGTCTTGGGGTaggcctctgtccagcagtggctgtcatttggctaaaatgaGTTGAGAGTCCCAACTTTGGACTTTAGTTGGGAGAAACTGTGCAAtggcactttttttttaatattattaataactagcttttgcctgtggcatcgcccgcgtgaaatttggcttgtcacagatcatcataaattatagcctatatgttattctgggttgtaaacaataaaactaaagtttcatcaaaatccgttcagtagtttttgtgtgaaagagtaacaaacatacatccatccagacatcaaactttcgcatttataataatattagtaagatttattattaaacaaatactAATACTCCTGTTAGCTTcttgtactaagctaaatatgcttgtgtcacgattgagttcaccacaatagtcgagcggcggcggggattGAACCCGCGTTCCCTGGATCACGAGTTGGCCAGTCCGCCCCtgtcaccgttcggctatcgtggctttccTTTAATAAAGTTGTTGTCAAGAGATTTGGCATATTCCTGATTTCATGCCTTTGTTTGCAAATATCTTCCTAGGAAGAatggttataaaataaataccatAAATATGATATATTATTTATGGTTTAATGCTAAAATGTAATcagtaattattaatttattgatggAATTGTGTTTGATTGTTAAACATTCAATGTATGATCTAATAAACAATATACATACACCCTACCCTAATTAGGCTCTGGGGTCAGGATATTTGTTGATAAGAATTTACATTTCAATTTATGTTCATATTGTTTGTTGCAGGTCTCCAGGTTAAGGAAGTTAAATGATGTGACTAGGCATAATATtccaataaaaaactaaaatccaTTTCTTGTGTATTATTTATAGTGATGAGTAtgcaaaaattaattattttcactTTTGCTGATTAAAAAGCAAGATAAATAATATTGGTAAAAATTTGCTAAGTGCGTGTCGTGtcacgcgcagtgcagggttccgtagttgtccatCGTTACCAGAATATAATTTCAGAAGCATGATTAgatacttcatctaaagtcactttgaATATTTTCTAAGCAATTTTTATTGGGTATGACATTTAAACGAGACTTACCTGTGCTATTACTCTTTagaacccctaagccatttaaAAAGACCtgtccaacgataccccacacgatggggtagaacgcgaaaaaaaaattcatcaccACTACAAGTAGGGAAGCTAccctataaaaaaaaaattcaaaattttattctaccattttgtatcggcgtgattaatatacatacctccacaaaattacacagCTCTCTAGCAcatctctagtgccaatagtttctaGGCAAAACCTCAGACGGACATGAcgaaactatacagggtggtctAAAAGGTACATTtccgctcgtattcacaaacaatgcttgcttatgtgaagcagcaaatcgaatgcacagcgttgattagagctctgtgattggttcgagtgtcaccctgtgcgtccacgcgcactgtcagACCtcatataggtgtaccagaatctcatggcaaacaaaaatattggaaaagtgtgtttttcatatggcaattgtctatggtttaattgtcacctgtcaaagaaaattatgaaatctgtcagccgctgcaaaatttttgtaatctcttcttgactatttgttatttttgtgaaaaagtcgaaaaagttcaagcaaggcatattgttttcaatgtgaattgtaaaataaggcataattcaaagtcgatctttgattctaaagcgcgtcgtcgagttgacagtaagttggactgaaatgttttgatacatttagtttattacccaactgtgtcagaaggagggttgtgtttttttatattattcttacttaatagctgctttatcggggttttcaggtatatctcacaaattggtgcagatgttatgaccatgtaaagaaaattgaaaaagatttcataaagcaagattgaataatggagaagtttccaatttttttctttgaaataaacttgaaataaatataagtagaactaataataattgtgaaataatcatgaaaatatctctacaaataaataagttacagggccctaaagttgcgcataactattcacgccattttgatcggtgtattcacacagtcattcggagtacaaatagtaaatcacccctgatccagccagttcatttttttttaaatctagcagtttttaatttttcagctagggtcactcaagattctttcttaataaaatgtaacctttttttttaaataacccagacctggccatatacaaaaagaacggcaccgcctatgtttcagttccacgcgaaaatatgtaggtaatttaaataattaatttctcagacatttcttttctcacagacgatttatttaatttccaagacattttcctatgttaaaaacctgatgtataacaacattcttccaccacacatacctacctaaaatgtatattcgtacttcatgttcattaatattagtcataaaagtaaaaaattaaacagtatcaagatcgtttattccaatttccccagtattgctctcaacaaagtttattttccctatttgccatgagattctggtacacctatagtaatgtttgtgaatacgggcgttagattccttacatcaagttgtatctcaatcacccccatgtattcGAGTCGACTTttcttagatttattttttgacagatgcagatgtttgaaaaaataatcaccttcatatctttgatgcaagatacaaaagttttgctagaaacattaaaattatgtttttagcagaacactatcaaatcaacttaaaagtttaaataaaaaaagaatttccataggtccaaaaccattttaaaaactgcgcagtttcctgaacattcataataatacaaaaaaacaacctacttaataggccactatttcctgtaatcgctccactaaagtggtaagtcggagattccgttacatgtttttgactttcttagagtgaataaATATTGGGAATCCCCtcagtttacattacgtagaacagatttagagacaataactggacggaacatgtttttattctcaacgaggaagcttttgcccttcatcacatctgttggaaactgatgatcaggccgaaggtggaagaaaacttcaactacagaggaactatggcttcctacctccaaatgccggaacacattgttattttcAGCTTAAGTtacttcatattttcttctaagggtTTTTTACaggttaagaaattttataatacttgAGTCAAATAATGACTATTACTGCTATTACTCTTAAGCTAACTGAAGTAactatcttaaccgttatagttttccttgaaagttcatgaaaagcagtacgaatttttccagatttttcaagccaacagtttagtttttagagtaGGGGACGCCCTActtgaacaaaaattggcaagtcttagaaacccctaagccattttaaaagacctatccaacgataccccacacgatggggttaaagattaaaaaaaaatcatccccagtTTATTACATACCCTTACCTATGTAGATTAATAAAATGTACCTacgctaaaaaaaatttttttctttttcaaaattttattttaccgttttgtcagCGTGATTattatacatacctccacaaaattacagctccctagtgccaatagtttccaagcaaaacctcggacagacagacataataTATCGAAACTATGGGTTCGTATCGAAACCTtctcaggactacggaaccctcaAAAGGGTCTAATTGATTTGAAATTAATGGCCTAGGACCTataaagaagtaaaaaaaacaacaaaaacacatgTTTAAGACATTTGGAACAGTttgttttatacagggtgttaggtaaatgggtatatgagccgacactagcccatgttaacatgggcatataaatggtatggtgaagtcagaaatttgatatcatcattttaacttttttaattttcatacaaaataaattttataaaatccgatttgtatgaaaattaaaataattaaaaataaagatattaattttctgacttcaccataccatttatatgcccatgttaacatgggctagtgtcggctcatatacccatttacctaacaccctgtataatttaaataaaactgtttttttccAACCCTGTCTCGTACCTACTATTGTATTAGGATTAATTTTTAGTACCCTTTTAATTCATAAGTTACTTAATTAGAGTCAATCAAATAAGtggtacctataatattatttttcaactcgatcacctCCACGCGTTGAGCGGCAATCAGTTGTTATTATCTCTTCTGCATCATAACTACGCATCTCATAAATGGACATTTTATTTCGTTTCATTTTAGTCGCGGGGCCGTTACCGTCCGCGTCCGTATCCGTAACGACTTCGGCAGCTCGCGCGCCGCGACCCCGTGCTCCTCCGCGATTGCCTGCCAAGCATTCTGTTATTCACATTATCATACGAATTTCAATCTAAATGTTTTATCTGTAGCTGtgccttaaataaaaaaatattattttgcatTATTCGTCCTACAATACTGTATGAATAAAATTC
This window of the Ostrinia nubilalis chromosome 9, ilOstNubi1.1, whole genome shotgun sequence genome carries:
- the LOC135074880 gene encoding large ribosomal subunit protein eL38, with translation MPREIKDIKDFLLKARRKDAKSVKIKKNPENVKFKVRCSRFLYTLVITDKEKAEKLKQSLPPGLQVKEVK